In Rhinolophus sinicus isolate RSC01 linkage group LG01, ASM3656204v1, whole genome shotgun sequence, the genomic stretch TCTCTAAGAAAGTTAAAAATtggactgaaaaaagaaaaagacaggaaaaaacactttttaactAACACCAAGGGTTTTTCTGTCTTAAATCAGAGTTGCTAGCATTATTAATATATGCATTCCCTTTTCTGACCTCTGTTCTCATCATTTCTGTGGGTCACTGACTCTTCCTCTTCCGTCAGACAGAAACCTAAGCAGTTAAAGGGACGAGTCCTGCTCTGCACTTACCTGTCTGCCGCCAGAGACTACATTCGTTTTGTGTGATCAGAATTTTAATGTTCagctacatttaattttttgtcatttgcaatcaaccagaaatttaatttgtaaagCAACTCTTGTATTACTTAAAAAGGAATTATttgaatttactaaaataattaggaaaacaaGGGACCTGCTCCGAGCAGAATCTACTGCAGAAAGGGGCTTCTTGCCATCATCTCAGACAGTTTGATTCATTAGCCCTTGATGGTAACCAGGGCAAAGTCAGGCCAAAGGCCAGATATTTATTAATCGATCATGTTAAtgtaagaatttcttttttttttaagttattaactTCATCTcccaaacttgtttttcttttgcttgtcaCCTACTAGCCCTTAGCCCACACAGTCCTCTTTAGTGTTTCCAAGACAATGTGAAAGAAGACCTCTGATGTCTCCAAACATGCCTTACTCTTTGAAAACAAAGGAGCAAGCAAGCACGTTTATTGAGTTAAAATGGACTTGCTTTAAGTGTCTGCCCATTTTTAGCAAATCTACAGAAGTGCGCAACCATCACCAAAACCTCGTTTTAGAAcgtttccatcacccccaaaagaggCCTCATGCCCATTTGCATGTCCTCCCCTTTCCTACCCCAGCCAACTGTGACTCTCTTTTCCTCATACGTGTAGCTTTGCGTTTTCTGGCATCTTCATTTAGTCTCCGATGATGTGCATGTGTAGCATTTGCGTTATCTAAAGACACACACGACGGTATCTGTTCTCTTTCAGGGACATTCAGCCGAAATCGTCTGCTTATCCTTTAACACCTCGGGAAATAGGATCATCACTGGGTCTTTTGACCACACCGTTGCACTATGGGACGTTGAGGCTGGAaggtattcttaatttttgagaatTGTTCACCTGACTTGGAAGGCTCAGAAGATAATCTTCATTATTTATTAGTTTAATCTTAAATGTGCTAACTGTGCTCTGGATTTGGACAGGAATAGGACGGACTGAAAGCGCGTTGTGTAGTTCGTTCTTTAAGGGTAGTTCTGATCCACAAACAATATGTGATTTCTCAGAATTGTGAACAAATAATGCCAAATAGAACCATAAAAGAGGAATGTTGGCAATAGCTTGGTTATATAGCCGTAATTTATTCCATGTACGATGTAATCGAATTTCAATGGCTTGTCATTATGGTCAGCATGGatatcatgaataaataaaatctcgGCTAATTCCCCAAATTTAATTTAGTCCAAAAACTTCAATTtccttcctaattatttttgGTCCTAGTTGCTAAGAAGTTAACCAAATTAGCTTATTTGTGCTGTAAAACTCCACTCTTGGAATTATCTGCATTTTGATAGAAGGGCTAATTATTGGGGCTACCGATTAAGGCGGGTACAGCGAGAAGCgagagggaaggaagggcccTGTAGACATTGATGGGTAGTTTCTCAACTGCCAGGCATCCACTCCTCTGGTGTAAAAGTACTTCTAGAGTTTCAGACtacatcattattttttaccCATGCCTTTTGGAATTGTTGTCTTAAGTAACATTGTTATCTTTGATTGTTCaaaatttaagtgtatttttgTTGAAACAAAGTTAGCAGTTGCCACTTTTTGAGCTACAGGAAAGCTATCTTTGTTTTGTCATCAAAGACATTGTTTTGCAAAAACTAGAATTCAGACTCTGCCACCAATGGGCTTGCCATCGTTATGTGTGCGCATATCCTGAAATAAGGCATCTTTGAATCATTTCCACTTTGCAGGAAGGTGTACACGTTAATTGGGCATTGTGCTGAGATCAGCAGTGCCTTATTCAACTGGGATTGTTCTCTGATACTAACTGGCTCTATGGACAAAACCTGCATGGTGAGCTCCAGAAATTGCTTTGCTTTGTTATTCTCAAGTCTGTGCTTTTTATTGTTAGCTATGCATTGCAACGTTAACACATTTCAAAGCTGCTATACAATGAAGACATTAACTTATAAGTAATAATGAGTAATTTGTAAATTTCAAGTTTCTGATGCCCCAGGTTTAAAGGAATTATGATGtagtaaaacaattttaattgaTTCAAATGTATTAGAAGATCTCATTTTAAAAGGCACACTATTTTTGTTCAATGTCCctctattcatttattaaacattgatCGGAGTGAACTTGAAAGAGTCTCAAACAGTGTATCCCTGCCTTTCAGTTTCTGTTACTAAGAGCTTATGCTCTGGaattattatttgattatatttcaCATGTCTTATAATCTTaatgctcttttcattttctagcaCTGTAGTTGTAGGTCAAGCTCCTGCTCATTTGGTGACCTTCCTATGAAAAGAGGACAATTCCACTCCAATCAGTGAAGCGTGCACTTTGAGATTTTCCCCTAATGTAGTGACAGATTTGCACTCCCCATTCTAAATGTCTGTCTTTGATCTTCACTGTGTCTAAAGTGTGACTTGTTAGATGGTTGACTATGGTCTCTAGTCACGAATCAAGGTAAAATTAACAGAACGTGTGAAAATTATACGCATGATTTTGGCACAGTTACTTAGCCAGCTGTAAGGATGTCATAGACACTACCTTTTTGCACTCTTGACAGGAAATCAtagttcttttcttctcctcctcctcctccacctcctcctcttcctcctttttcttcttcctcttcaattGCAGCTGTGGGATGCTACCGATGGAAAATGTGTGGCAACATTAACAGGCCATGATGATGAAATCCTAGACAGCTGCTTTGATTACACTGGAAAGCTTATTGCAACTGCTTCGGCCGATGGTAGGTCATCTGCTTATACATTTAATCTGGGGAGGGGTTTATGCTTTGCTTGCTAAACATGCGTGATTCTACACGATTGAGCATCTCCCTGGTGAGCAGCTATGACACTCTAGCTGCTCATCTCTTTGGTGTCCAGGAGTGTCACTGCGTTATGTGTGTACCATGCTCTTGATAACCACGTGTGATGCTATATGATGTCTGCATCATCTCCTTGACAACCACATCTGATGTCATACCAGGTCGTCATGATGTCCTTGATCATGGTATGTCATGGCACATTCTGGGTCATCTCTCTGATGTCCCTACATTATGCCACACTATGTGGACCTCCTCAACTTGACCACCGTCGATGGCTCTATAATAAATCTGCATTATCTCCTCTGTAACCACATGTGCTGCTCCATGATGTCTAGCAAATCTTCGTGATGAACTTATGTGATGCTATGTTACACATCAGGTTCCTGATTACCGCGTGTGATTCTATACCATGTCTATGTCTTCTTATTGATAACCATGGTCTGGCATGACACTTATGTGTGCCTCAACTCCATGGAGCCCACATATGATGCCACAGTACATCCATGTCATTTCCTTGGTGACCATACCTGCCATTATATTATTTTGCTGGTGATTCATTTTAATTATCCAGTCTTTATTTCATCACTGTCCCTCTTTCCAAAACTACCTCAACATACTTGTTCTCTCACTAGGACTGTTCAAAGGTGATCGCTTTGATCATACATACAAGTTCTTTCTATAAACTGGAATATACACAGCCTGAAtctgaacaattttattttttagagtaacCGCctactttttcatcttcccacagATCTTcgcttttaaaaatcatccctTAACTGTAATTAATCtgcccttttttgttttaaatatcattctTATTTATACAACAAactccattcaacaaatatatatctgAAGTAGCTAGTTTGTGGCAGGAGTCGTTTTAGGAACGTGGGctatatcagtgaacaaaagacaCAGGAATCCCTGCCCTTGTGCAGGAAGACACGATGACCAACGCCATGCGTGTGTTTTATATGGAATGTTAGATTTTACAGAATGTTAAATGATATGGAATGTCAGGAGTTGGTCAGTGCTTTTGGAGGCAGGGGAAACAGGCAGGGATGTGAGGGGATAGATGAGAACAAAATACAAGTTCAATTCttctagttttgttttctctatgaGCTTTTATTTATCCTAGCAGTAATTCTGTTCTTTCCTTGTTTGCTAAGACATTACTTCAAAAAACCCTTGTTTTCTTTTGGCGTGTTTTGTGAACCTCCTCTCAGTCTGTGCTTTCTAAGAAGCCTTGATATAGACCAATCATTTTCTATCTCTGGTCTTTCCTCCTCAGTCCCTTCTTAAAACTGGATCTCATTCAGTAGAGTTAGTTACCTGTGCAGgtacatttgtttctttatatcaCCTTTTTACTCCTCATTGGATTTAACCCCAAGGCTGAATTTTTTGGGTGTCTTATTCACATTTCTATCTAtgtaaaaaattagtttcagattatcttatttctgtgttttctgaaatataaaaatacttttgtgtTAATTTAGAATATTACGGTATGCAGGATATTCTCTTTTGTGTTGTTAACAAACTCTTAAAACATGTTAGTCACTTTCCTTTAGGGCTTTTGAAATGTCCCACCATGTAGCAAGTTTTTCTAATCATGTTAATgctaaaataacaatttttatcattttatctacTTCCTCCTAAAGTTGACATTGTCAGAAaggtaagtaaaaatattaaggtattttgcttttcttggaATGAAAATTAAGTAACCAAATTTTTCTATCCTTGATAACTTTACCTCCATGCAAATGCTATAATTTGCAATGAGAAAGCATCTTTCCCCTTGCCagataaattttaacattttttgacaACAATTTCACTACGgctgtttttcctcttctatgCTTATTTAACCCCTCCACTTCTTAATTCTAAGGAAATATATATGCTGCTtcttccatttatccatccatccatccatccacccatccctccatccttcatctgtttattgagtgtctgctatgAGCGTGGCACATCTGTACAGTGGAGAATACAATAGGGAACAAACCATTTTGTTAGCTCTTTCTATTGGAAAGGGCTTCCTAGTGTCTGCTGTTTGCTCGCTGAGTGGTGGCCGCTGCTTCTCGGGTGGCCTCGTGCTCCTTCCATAACCTTAGACTCATAGTTGGTGTATGATGGCTGATCTTGCTGCTTATTTCATGCCCAGCTTCTGACGACTTGTTTTGattcctcttctttcccctttaaaatcttttttctttctgaattcctgCCTCTCAGCCTACTTTGGAACCTATTATCTCTTTGTATCAGCTCAGGGCTAGAGAGGCATGCCATTCACTCTCTTCTTCTGCAGAGGGACAAGCCTGCATTTACAGCATTAAGTGGTTGGCTTTCACTGCAGGCAGGACGACAAACCTAGCAGAGTGCTGTGTTTTAGAGGGATAGATGTTTGGATAAATTAAGGCATATGGTTCAAAGTTCTCTATTTCTGATATATCTACATATCTCCCCACTTCTCTCAAAAAGGAACAGCAAGAGTTTTCAGTGCAGTCACAAGAAAATGCATCACCAAACTGGAAGGTCATGAAGGGGAGATTTCAAAGGTGAGTAGCTTTCTCATTTGGagccatttatttaattaaaacaaaatagacaacaTGTTTAATATCAATAGGTGTATTGGCACCAAGGTACAAAGGTTTGTCCAATTATCTCATTCTTTCTAGAAGTCACTTAcctaaagactttatttttaattgtgtccTCAAACTCagcaaaatgatttctaaaaccTTTCAAAAACTATAAACAGTGTTCTCCGCAGCCATCAGCAAAAGATTTAGTTAGCTGAAAACACTTATTAAAGCTATTTAAGAAGCTTACGACATGCTTTTCTTGGTTCTACTAGACACACAAGTTTATATTATGCAAAAAACATGCTGTGTAGCAAGTATCAAGTGTTCTGTAAACTAGATGCAATTGAGGAAGTATTTCACGGAAATATTTAACACCCAACAAAGTTTAAATGACCTATTTTGAAACTCCAAAGCTGTAGCTTAGACTTTCATATAAACTCCCCCCAGAAGCTTATTCATGGAACAGGGCCATCCAGTCAGTGATCTGAGGCTTACGTGTGTCCTCGAAATTTTAGAGAAGGCTGGGACATGATGACTCTTATCTCCCTGCTCAGACCAGTTCCTTGGTCTCATACCTGAGATCAGATTTGCTCTTTCCTTGTGAATTATTAACCTGATGGCTTCTTGTCTCCAAAGGCTCCACCTGCTTCCCAGACCTGCCCCCATGTTCTCGCCCCTCCTGGATTTGTACCTGCTGCTAGTGGCCGTTGCCAGCAGCAAGGCCTGCTTTCTAAGGCAGTGCAGAGCACATCATTTTCACTGGCTGGCAGGAAGGGGGATAGAGGAAGGGTGGACATGGCAGACAGGCTGAGGAGAGAGCCAGCCAGGTCATAGTCCTGACTGTCTGGCGTGGTAGCTATTGACATGTGTGGTGTGGCCCTCTCAACAGttctgtatctgtttttgtgtGCCTGTGAATATAAAGAGTTCTCAGACTCTATGTTATTGCATTTTATGCTCATGTGGTATAGTACTCTTTGAATTGCCACTGTAATGGTATTTCTATAGAGTACCAAGCTgaaggttcattcattcattcagcaaaggCTTTTTGAGAGTTTTCACTGTGATAAGCATTGCTCTCAGCACCAGTAACACAGTGAAAAAAAGACATGGCTCTGTCTTCATCAAACCTTTGGTCATAGAGGAGATGGCACAAATCATTGCCTTCAGTAATTTAGAAAGGGTTATAAACATGGCACCCTAAGGAGTGGAGGATCCATGGTTTTCTTTGACTGCAGCTCAGATACTGTTTGACGATGCCTGGCACATTGGAGGCACTCAGAACATATTGATGGAAACTGCTGTACACCGACTGAGTAGCATTAGACAGAAAGTCCTCTCTTACGTGCCCTGATATTGACAGATTCTGTGGCACAGATTGAAGGAGGAGCTGTATGCTTCCGCTTACAGAAAGGTGGGCTGCACAGGTGGCATCGGGGTTGGGTATCGAGATGCCTGACTTGTGTTCTCATCCACGCCAGGGTCCTGCCTCTTTGTTTGCATGGAGAAAGGCATCACGAGTCTTTAGAATAATACTCAAATTATAAGAGTGCTCTGGTCTTTATCCTTAGAATTGTGAGGGGATAGACAATTCAACTTTTCTGTCTCGGTTTTCAGATGCATGCATTAGTCCCTGCAGTGTTTTTCCCATCACGAAGGGACTGttctgtgaaagaataaatactCGTACCAGGCTGGGAAGGTGACAGGTGCTTAGCCATGTCCCCTTTTtgctgataaaaatatttattacacaaaCCTGTGATGGCttttggttctctctcttttgCAGATTTCTTTCAACCCCCAAGGGAACCGTCTTCTCACAGGCAGCTCTGACAAAACAGCGAGAGTCTGGGATGCTCAGACTGGGCAATGCCTCCAGGTTCTTGAAGGGCACACTGATgaaatcttttcatgtactttcaACTATAAAGGCAACATAATCATTACAGGTAGGGGAGAAATGAACACCatagatttcattttccttttaaattgccTGAGTTCCTAAGCTGAATACCAAAAGTGGTTCACCTTCACCCTCTCTTCCAGGGTCCCTGGCTCATCTTGGTGGGTTCTATGTCTGTTATTTAATTTTGGTTGCATCGTGGAACCACAGGAGTGAGCTCAACCCCTGATTGTAATGCTTtgtgaattttgaattttagtcGCTCTAGACAAAGTAAGAATCCCATCGCCTGCATTGCTGGTTACATTTCCCAAGGCATTGTGCATTGAATGGTTAATATTCAGTCCATGTCAGTTAAATGTTAGTTAGTAAAACAAGTCAGGACCTGGGTTCTCCACAGTTGGGCTTATAACCCATTAGAGGTGTGTTCATTCTTTGAGCTACGTTGTTTTCTCCTTCGATGTCCCACTAACGTGCTAATACTTAGGGAGGAGAACACATACTGAGCATTTTTCAACCTTTAACAGTGAATTAACCATATTAGCAACAATTTACAAGAACTGGATTGAGGATAGGTTAATTGGGAttgcagagagaggagaaaaattataagaatatgGTACAATGTTAGTGCGGGGCCCCTGAAGGGGCCTTGGCAGGGAGTGGATGCTACAACAGAGTGGGCCAGGGAAACCCTCCGAGGACACAGAAGACCCAATTTCCCAACTCTCAGGGATTCCCATTGTGttgagtaaatttaaaaagttgcttAATTCTTGTAATATACTCAATGTCATGTACGGAAGGTTGGCTTTGTATAGTGTCTGGTTAGGTAGCTTCGTAGTCATATAACTTCAGGAGTCCCAAGAACAATCTTTTGCCCTAAAACACCTCCCCTTTCTACTTAATTATGGATGAGTTCTAAAATGGCAGATTTCGTTGTTTGGATTTGTGATGTTCACGTTACTAAAATGTAGCTACTCCTAAAACAACACCATAATGAgccatgtgttttctttctttctttctttctttcttttttttttttgtgtgaacacaaTGTCAGGTTCTTTCCCATAGCAAGGAAAGAGCTGGGAGGCTGTGATAGAAGGCCCGGGATGCTCCTGCAGGGAGCTGCTGccaagggaggaagaaggaagtggGGCTGGGTTGGCAGAAGACCAGCCTTTCCTAGCCCGCGCGTTTCATGTTAGGGCACTCTGCAGTACCTGTTCCCTCAACTCGTTTTCACAAAGAGCTAGAGAGCTCATGGAAGAAATAGTAGTGTCTGTGCCTTGTTTTAGTGCTGGCACTTAAATTCCTGAGCTCTTTTAAGGTAGCATGAATTTCTTTAGTGTACCCCAAAGCCCCAAGGTGTTAAATACTGGCCCGCTGGATGACAGAGCTTTTTTGAATGGGGGTGACACTGCTGCTTTGTCAGCAGCAGAGCCATCGCTTTGTGTGAGCTGATCTGCCCTATTTTCTTAGCTGACAGTGTCTGCCATGCATTTTTTTCACCGATTGCCTGAGGATGGGTTGAGAATCACATCTGGAAGAAAACTGGCCAGTGTggtcattacatttttaaaaatataaggtgCTTTTTGGTGGAATGTGCAGTTTTTACAGGCTTTCCCAATCCACCTAGCCCCGGAGGCTTTTTATATTGATGTTATGCGCCTGGCCTCTGAAGTGAACCACCCCAGGTTGTCATTTGCGGAGATGGAATATGAATGGTGACCCTTGGGGAGAAGGAGCATTTCAAGGCTACTTTGGAAGAGTGTCTGTCATAGCAGGGGAAAGCGTGGGCAGGATGGAAATGTCACATTTTGACTGATGATGAGAAAAATCAGTTGACCTTTCGGTATGTTCCGAAGTGGAATGTGCTGTCTCCTCATAAGCTAACGCTCAAACCTGGAGATGTTCAAGTTCACTGTCTTTGCACCTGGTGGCGATGTTTGAGGGCTGGGCAGGGAAAATACGCAGAGGGGACAGCTGGCCTGGTTGCAATCTCAGGTCCTCTTCAACTCTGCGATGACAcggatctttttttttaatttatttttaaaatttattggggtgacaattgttagtaaaactacatagatttcaggtgtacaattctgtaatacatcatctatatatcacattgtatgttcacctcccagagtcagttctccttccatcaccatatatttgatcccccttaccctcatctcccaccccctaccccacttaccctctggtaaccactaaactattgtctgtgatgACATGGATCTTGCTGGTGTGGGCAGGACATGAACTTGCCTAATTTAGAACTAACAGGAatcatgcagaagaaaaaaaccaaaaagacaaagaaaaagaaaagacatgaaaaggaaaagattctCACTCCCAAACAGCCTGAGCTGAATGGCTCAGCTGGGCACTGAGACTAGCACATTGAGCGCATTCATAACTATCAATGACCCAGAAAATGACAACTTGTATAAAAAAAGACAGTTAAtgaaatataggaaaaataaCGTCGTAAAATTTGTCTTAATAGGCAGCAAGGATAATACCTGTAGGATATGGAATTGACTGAAGGAAGCCGGTCGATGAGCGAGGAGACAAGAACTGGAACTTCACAGAGGGCAAGCCAGCTATTGTGATAATTCATacgttctttcttttcttttttccccacaaattgACTGTTTATACACTGTCCTTAGCTCCACAGACAAGACCATTAAAATTGATGAAGTTACATCATTTCTTGATATTATTTGATAGAGATGACTGGAAACAGCATAATGTTTGGCAAATGTCACTGgtgatttctatttattttttaatagcatcaTGAGACTGATACATGAAATCAGAGTACTTTAACCATGTGTCTCCTACATTGTACCTTGAAggctattattatcatttctgttgaataaaattttcagggaaaatgCGTTGTGGATTATACATCTATATTTATGATATATGTTTTTATGGGGACATGTATGTCAGGAATTTGATTAGAAGTTTTGTTATTTAgttaattattttactgtttgcAGCTAAGAATGAAAAAGGCAATTGCAGAAGAGAAGCTTAATCTTTCTTCTCTCATATTCAAGAATATATCCCTCTTGACTCGCCCAAATGTTGAGGACCTACACTGAATGAAACTAGGGCAGaatatagggaaaataaaatggatcTCATTTAATAGCAATGTATTCTGGATTCTTAGTGGGCTGAAAAAAATGTAGGCAGGTTTAtctaaaaggaaaagtgaaacagaatagaCATTTGGACTCTGAATTTAAAAACCTGTGTGAAAACCAATTGAAGTACTAGAGAAAACCATCAAA encodes the following:
- the DAW1 gene encoding dynein assembly factor with WD repeat domains 1 isoform X2; protein product: MLEYEKSGELKTKSLDLLDLSPSTDVNALVEEIQKAEPLITASRSDQVKLLIQRLQDKLGQHSNHQFYLFKVLRAHLLPLTNVALNKSGSCFITGSYDRTCKLWDTASGEELHTLEGHRNVVYAIAFNNPYGDKIATGSFDKTCKLWSVETGKCYHTFRGHTSEIVCLSFNPQSTLVATGSVDKTAKLWDIQDGKEIVTLTGHSAEIVCLSFNTSGNRIITGSFDHTVALWDVEAGRKVYTLIGHCAEISSALFNWDCSLILTGSMDKTCMLWDATDGKCVATLTGHDDEILDSCFDYTGKLIATASADGTARVFSAVTRKCITKLEGHEGEISKISFNPQGNRLLTGSSDKTARVWDAQTGQCLQVLEGHTDEIFSCTFNYKGNIIITGSKDNTCRIWN